The genomic region CACATTTTTTTATTCAACAAGTATCCttaaaaatttataaaattaaaCATAAATGTTCAAATCTTTTCTTTTTACTTCGTGTTTTTGATGACTGTAAAAATTTGACGAAGGAAATATATCAATATATCCTAATTCAAATAATACTGCCATGTTATCCCTTTGTATTTGTCTTATGCTAATATATAGTCTTTTTATATCACCAATTTTCTTGATATTCATTGCTATTAACTTTAAATCATCTTCTCTCAAAGTCAAGAGCACCTTCCCGTCAATTTCATGATCAAGGAACAAATCAATGAATTTTTCATGTCCGGTGTCGTCAAGCCACTTTGTTACATCGTTTTGTGTCCACTCAACTATACTTTTTTCAGACATTATTTATCTTACAGAGATATATTAAGCCTGTGCAAAGAAAAGAGAATATCGTAGATGCTTGGTTAATAATTTGTATTACAGTCATCGACAGGCATACAATTACATGTGATACATTAAAATGACACAAGATATgtcaataaaatataatatattgtaaaaatgtggatacatatttttaaaatatCTAACTGATAATAATGATGATAAAAGTAGTGACGCGAACGATGAAAACACATAGTTGCAATATAAGTATAATTACGACGTTAACTAAATCATTAAAATAATTGTTATCACGTTGTGAGAAAGATATTTTTATATAcatcttttatcagaaattttacTGTATTCTATCGCGAACAATTCATTGAATCATTGACTTATTCGAAGACATGTTCAACAACCTAACCGTGAAACATTATTTACTTACCTTAGAAATTTAATATACGAATTATCAAAGCTATGTATCACAATTTTTTCGTGCGTTTATTGTACATAATGAGTATATGTTGTAAGTATCATTGTTTTATTGTCAAACAAAACCATGCATTGGCAGTATTTGTAAATAAACCAATCCAGACAGAATCATCGATCAGAAAGTCGCGGGCATACTTATACGTACAATCATCACTTTTAGCTCTTCAATTCAAAACATGATCTATATAACACATTTGTACAAATTTCACAATTATTCGTCGCAATCACGCTTTCCGATCGTATCGATTGGTAACAAATATATGGTAAATAAACTCGAACGATAAGAAATTGCGCTTGTGTCTTCGATCAAGATACGAATTGAAATAAATCAACGtgatttcatgacaagatgactAAAGAAAGAAATTGGAACAACCTGCTTTTAATTCCATTTTACAGAGAAATGGGTGGAATGTATCCTATTTTTTCTCCGCTCGCTATATATTCATTATTAATTCTACATATCTGGTATGCAGTAACTTCTCATTCTTGTATATACAACATGTAATTTGTATTTgaacaattttttttactagggtATAAAGTACATTCGCGTATCTTCATATATAACACAGGGGCGAACTTAAGCGGTGAGCGAAAGGGTCCCAAGGTTATAAAATCCAAAATGTTCAAAAACCTTCGGTAAAATAATCGAACAAATCTAAAAACAGAGTGTTCAATTTATGGCCTTCAAGTTGTACATTTTTTTAGGGAGAGACTCTGAAATTTTTACCGTCTAGAAGCTCCCACTTGTCTCGATTCGCCCCTGATATATTATTTCTCTAGAGCGTTGGAGCCAATATAATATCTCCGTAATTTCTTTCAGATCTGGGATACCTGTATTGAAAAGAAATAAACGACAGATTGAAGGATACTCGTCGTGTTACTCGTGAGTGTACGTTTATAAAATTGATAGATTTATTTGTCGGTGGTATCGGTTCAAGATATGCACATTCGCGTGACGTTGGCATTAATGACGTCCACGGTTAGAGGGAAATGTAATTACAAAACAGCTGCATTATCATACCACGGTAAATCCTAAATTCATCGAGGGACAGTAAAGCAGTCTACAAGTTGGTAGTTAATAATGGTAGTCTATAACTTTACAGCGCGGTTAACAAACGATAGATCGTTTGTTAACAGGCTCGGTTATTGTGGTTCTTAACGTGTTTCTCATTTCTCTATCAGGTGTATAACAAGTAAACTGAACCGGTAACGCCAATTGCACGTTGGACTTAAATTAATATCGTTCAGTGCTGAGTTGGCAGTCTTGACGACGACAATTCTGTAACTGTACTCTGTATTGAATGATACCGTGAATTTAAAGTGCAGTTTAGTAATGAATGTACTTAAGCGATATACTTAAAGATTGTTACTTAATGAGCTATGAGTGGCCAAAAATTTCAATACGACGAAAGCGGTGGAACGTTTTTCTACTTTTTACTATCATTCTCGGCACTTCTTCAGATACCAGTGACATACTATTTTTGGCCACGTTGCCCGAAGCAAGGTTAGATCTAAATCAAATCTATTTAGTTTAAGATAGAAAAGAAATGATATTACGATTAGGCGACGTTTTTACGTGGCATTTTTCTTAATTTACATAGTCTCGCCACGTTTCGCGCTTACCGTGCATCACTGTCTATCCTACCTCGTAATGTTATGACGGAAGACTAACCATCATTTAATTGTGAATATCCCGTTACTAATTTTCTAATAACCTCAATGACGGAGCGTAGTATTTTGAATAGCAATATTCCAATAAAACGTTCAACACTTGCGACTACGCTGATATTTCATTTAATACTTATTTTAAGTTTAATCTTATTTAAAAATTCTTAATATTCAAGCGGAGAATTATATGTATAATTGTGTATATTTCGTAATTTATAACAGAAAAATAATACTATTATTCATTTGTATTATAGAGATAATTTACTTCTTATATTTTCTGTAGAAAATATTTTGTTTTCACctctaaaattatattttatttcgcTTCGCATGCATTCTATATGCAAGCGATATCTATATTAATGGcattcatattatatgaaattaTTATTCGCGTATAATTAGATCCCGATCAAGAGGCTAAAGAGTGTCAGTGCGATGGatgtaaaaagaagaaaattactCTACGACTTAACAAACCTTGGAAACAAACCAAAGCATTACTTGAGTGAGTAATATTTTACATTGTAAATATAAATTTCAGATTTCTAAAATATCACCCTTTCATTATAGCAaatttcttattattcttgGATGGGTAGTCCTTATCTTTTTGACATACAAAGTATCACAATTCGATTATGAAATGGCTAATTTTGATCCATTTGAAATACTTGGAGTTTCCTCTGTAAGTATTGTCGATATATGCAAATCTGTATATAGTTACTCATCTGTGAGCATACCAGTGTATAATTTTTATATCATTTATAGAGCTCATCTCAAAGTGATATTAAAAAAGCATACCGTAAATTGTCTTTAATTCTTCATCCTGATAAAGAAACTGGAAATGAGAAAGCTTTTATGAGGTTAACTAAAGGTatgaataaatgtaaatgtaataataatacaataataatagtaacaATAATgaaattctttttattttcatATTGATAATTAATAGCTTATCAGGCTTTAACGGATGAGGAAGCACGAAAAAATTGGGAAAAGTATGGAAATCCAGATGGTCCAGGAGCAATGAGTTTTAGGATCGCTTTACCTTCTTGGATAGTTGAGAAGGAAAATTCTGTTTGGGTTTTGGGATTTTATTCTCTGGTGTTTATGTTTGTTTTACCAACTGCTGTTGGAATGTGGTGGTATAAAAGCATTCGTTACACTGATGACCAGGTAAATACATGTTCAGTTTACAAAATGTTTGAGTAATTAAGTATTAACACGTGCAACATTTATTGCTGTTTCTTCTAAAATGGATTTTGATCTCTTAGTTATAAGTAAATGGGAATTGATATgtaaatgaataatatttttaggTATTGTTAGCAACAACTCAGTTGTATTATGTCTTTTTTATTGAATATCCTTCAATGTCATTAAAAAGAGTTATCATGATTCTTGCTGCTTCGTTTGAATTTCATAAAAAACGAAATGCAGAAATAGTTGAAAGGTATACAGATAGCGAAGAAGTTTATTCGGTAAGATATGTTTTACTTTATGTTAGTATTTTGTATCATCATAATTTTTGTATCATCCTTTAATTTCTTTTATATTAAGTTTAACATATATATAATTGTTTTCATATTAGCAATATAACGAATGTTATATAAACATTTTGTTATTTACattgaaatttattatttttttggATAAGATAATTAATTGTTTGAGTAATTCTGGATTTTGTATTTGTTCATTTTACTTTTCGATTTTCAGCTCATTAAACAGCTACCAGATCTAGGTGCAAAAAACAAGGCAACACCATTATCTGACTCATATTCAATTAAAGCTAGAGCTTTAATTCACGCACATTTATCTCGTATACCCTTAAATCCAGAAACATTAGACAAAGACAGACAATACATAGTGAAAAAATGTCCATACTTGATTCAAGAAATGGTAATTTGTGTTAATCGAGTGATTCTATTGGCTTATGCTAGAAGAGGTACTTATGTACGCTTTATGAATTACAATTTTCTCAATCTGTACAATTTTTTCAATACAGGTCATACTAAGAAGAGTTTATAATGGCAATCGCATTTTTATATGCATTTTTATGTAATTCAGTAAATATATCTTTTTTCAGTTCCACGTTTACCAACCATAAAAACTGTGGAAAATTGCATGAAGTTGTGTGCAATGATAGTTCAAGGTTTTTGGGAATATAAAAATCCTCTTTTACAATTGCCACATATAACAGAAGATAATCTAAAGTGTTTCTTGCGAAAGAAGGTATCGCTCATTTATTATCTTACTTAAAATACTTTTTACTTATTTTCTATTTTCTGTTTTATTAAATGCCATGATTCGAAACTTAATCAAATTTATATTGTTAGCATCTAATCAAAAGTCTTCAACAATTTGCACAATTAAAAGGAGAAGAGAGAAGACTGATCCTTAGGCACTTATCAGACAGTCAGTATGAAGATGTAATGAAAGTTCTTGGAAGTATGCCATACATAGATTTTAAAGTACGCTCTGAAGGTAAAAGTTATTTTCAACATTTCACATACTAATTTATGTATTTTACATGTATGTttaatcatttttaaaaataacaTACAATAATATTTCACGATTTTAGTAATTGATGATGAGAATCCAACCGTATACACTGCTGGTGCTATTGTGACTGTAACAGTGTCATTAACTCGCAAAGATATGAAGCATTTGTTTGGTGATGATACTGTTAAAGAGCAAACTATGATTGATGACAGCAAAATAGGCAACGAAGCTCCTGATGAAGTATCAGAGAAACAAAGTCAATCTGTAAAAAAGCCAGCATGGCTTAGGCAGAAGAAGGGTCAAAAGAAATCCCACAAAAAAGGTACTAGTAAAAAATCTGCTTCGGTGAAAAATGCTCAGACACAATCTCAATCTGGCAATAATACTCAACAAACGAATACTCCTAACGCAAAAAAGAAAGAGGATAAACCAGAAAAAGAGTCTTCCAAAGATAAGTTGTCCGATGTTAGTGACAGTGATGTTGATAGTGACAGAAGTAATGATGAGGACAGTCAGGAGAAGAAAGATGTATCTATCGACGACGATGATACAGAGTGGGAAAGGTGAAGTCTATCTTTTTCTAATTGAGATGATCGCGTTAAGCAGCCCATCATTTGTACatagaaaattaattttaaatacgTATTAATGTTTTTTTGAACAGGTTTCAGCAAAGAAtttcaaagagagaaaaagTTTTAGAAGGAAGGAGTAATATATCACACGAAGTGCATTGTCCACTTTTTCCAGATGTTAAACAAGAATATTGGTGGGTTTACATCTGTGATCGCAAGAGTCAAACTTTACTAACAACTCCTGTTTATATTACATCGTTAGCATCGTTTAAAGAAGTTCAGTTAAAATTTACTGCGCCTCGGTGGCCAGATGTTTATACATTTACTGTATGTTTACGTAGTGATTCTTATCTTGGCTTTGATCAAGCTCAAGATATTAAGGTATGTAATCGAAATTTCATTTAAACAGCTACAAATGAAAATTCCGCACAAGTATACATTGTTTCATTATTATTGGCTATTTATAACTGATTGCATCGATTGATTGGTATCGatatataaatatttgtttataGTTGGACGTGAAAGAAGCACCGGAAATACCTACGGAGCATCCTCAGTGGGATATTTCAGATGAGGAAACTGCAGAGGATGTAGATGCAGCTGATGAACATTCCGAGTACACAACTGATGAAGATATCAGTGACAATGAATAATATCTATTTCTCTCAAAAAGAATTCGATAGATATTGAAAAAGTTCGCATTTTTCCTCATTTTTTACTTGTCGAGTTAATGTACAATAAACTTTTATACGTGAAATTGCATAATTGTTGATGTACGTGGACAATCTAGAAAAATAGTATGGTGTGTAAGAGTTTTCAGTGAAGAGAAAGTAATAGTAAATGAAAATCATATTTATTTTAACATTGTTGTTTAATCCTCAGTTTAGGATGTATATACAGTTTTTTTGATAAAATACATTTTAAAATATCCAATTGCTACTTTTCTTCTCCTGTATTCTGATACATACGCATGCGATTCATGAAAATGAAGCAATAAATTCAATAACTCATGTGCAAGTGAAAGTGTGATTTAAAACATTTGTGTACTACTTATTCATTCAGCCATgtaattttttattaaattcaAAGTATAAGAAATGCTGATATACTTTTGTTGTAAAACAGCTAGTGTTCTGTTTCTGTGATGATAACAATGAATCTAATATTAAATATCCGTATTGTGAGTATAATTTAATCAAAAACTTACCATAATTGTAGCTATATACATAATAATCAATTCTGTTATAGACATTAACTATCTTTCTATACTTGTTCCTATATGTGGCATTAAAAACAGGTAAGAGTTTCATAACACTTAAAATATATATCTAACAATAAATtccttttatattatttaaaaaaatacatATTCTTTATATTTACTGAATTatcattatataattaatacaaTTTTACAATAGTACGTTcaaaacatataagtgaaaataagaaaaatatttaacATATAAAAACAATGATTTAaatcatatgtatatataattgtGAGTAAGTTTGACTACTGTTTTCAGGCCAGTTTCAGATGAGCAGTAAAATGCATTATTTAGGCCAGTAACGTCAAAATTACTCTATTCACAATGTTacaatatgtacatatataatatGTGATTACCATGCTTTATTCACAGCCAAGTTCAGACCATCCTATAACATAAAATTCACAAtttgtaaattatttaattaaaataatatatttttaataaataaaaatttctgTAAATCATTGAAAACTGGTGACTTTCTACAGATCATTCAAAATCATCAGATAATGTTGGATGGAAGATGAGACAAAGAAGTATAACAAGTGGCCCCACATACACGTATCTTAAAACTGATAAAGATGCTAATATTAAATGGGGTGTACGGCATTATATTCCAAGAGCATTATGAATGTTGAAGTTTGCATAAATAACGAAATGAGTATCTACAAAATACATTTTCACTAATGCAATACGTACATTTTTCATTGTATGCTTATAATTCCAGACGAAGCAATTCCATATATTTTTTTTGTGTTTTTATCAAAAGATCTAACCTGAAAAATAAAGGTATTTCATATTATCACATTAAATATATGATGtaattttaaaaaaataaaaactacAATTAAACATACGTGTTACGTATTACTAAATTATCGTATATCACATCATTGTCTGTATCCATAATTTCCTTATGCCTAATAATAGATGCATTTGAAAACTGATTACTAGTACTACATTCGTTATTTATTGACATTCTTGTATCATTATTTAATGAAGGTTTTACAGTTTTACATGCACCATTAGATGGATTGGAGTAATCTTTACTAGAAATACCAAGCATATCATTAGAGatatgtttaattatattttgaAGCTCTTCGTGGTATATTTTTGTCATAGCAATAACTGAATTAAGAATTGTTTCCAATGTTACAAGCCTTTTTTCCAAACTTGTTATTTgtctaaaaaaattaaatactatTATTCTGTATACTGTTGATTTTATTTGAATACAGGTAGAATGTGTCTCCATTTGTCATATACATACCTAATAATGTCAGAAATAGTTGCATTAAGACACTGTCTTTCTCGTGTTTTCAAGAActcaaaaaataattttaccatTCGTGTTGGTTGTGCATATTTATGAGAATGTTCATCTTTACATAATTCATAAACTTTTACTGCTTTATTATATCTAGATGCAAAATTCAAATATAATCACgtaaatatttttgtttaaaACAATTGTAAAAGTAAACAAAATAAAATTTACTCACACTTCGGATATATCTTGAATGCAATCAAGAGATTGAACAGCATCTTTTAATTTGTTACTTTCCTGCGTTAGTGAAtcaaattttaattttatttgattAGCAGCATCAACAAGTTTGGTAACttttttacaattattttctaAAGCTGTCACTCTCTCTTTATTTATAGACTTCTCTTTGTATTTAGCAAAAGCTGTAGATACTTCATTTGAAAGGACAGTAATATTAGTCAATGCTTTTGTCATATTTTCATTACATGTATTAACCCTTGCAATTGCTAAATCTCTGTTATTTTATATATGAATATATAGACAgattatttaatataaataaatgaaatttgtatATTTAATGATGTACGATTATATAAAATGTGTTTAAACAATGAATAAAACACTTACGTTTTTATAGTTATGGCAAAAATATACAACTGAAACAAAtatatttcttgtttcataaaaaatattgttactCTATAATAATCTTGTAATGTCTCCATATCCAATTGATTTCCTaacatttttatcattttttgtATTTCCATATGAATATCTGGTGAAGGTATATTTTCTGGATATAAAATTTGTAATAAAGATCTTTCGGTTttgaaaacaaataaaattcGATACTGTAAAAAAAGCtccaattttaattaaaataaaaatatcataaatattatcatatttatatatataaaagaacTTGTGCAAAAGTACAAATTAACCAAATagcattatattatacctttatTTGTGATAAAACCGGTATCCGATTTTCAATGAGAATATTACCAAAGTAATCTGTTAATCTTTGTTGATTTATTGGTATATTAGTATCTTCTGCGATCATACATTGTAAGTCTGTAATTCTAGTAGTATCTGTTATTTCATATGCATTAATCTTGTATGTTGACGTACAGAACACATGAACTATCTGAAAGTATATATTatgtataatttgtaatataACTAGTGCATAAAAAGTTTCATGTAAAATTACCTGATTTGATAAAATGGAATGCAACAATTTAAATACGACCAGTTTCGATGTTCCATTTTCATCATACTGTTTTCCTCTTTTCTTTGGATCCCATTGCAATACAATTCTAAACCATTCTGCTAGTTTATTTTGAAGATTTCTAATGAAAAATACAGGATTAAATAATAATATGGtctattacattttattttatcaACATGTTTTATAGCTATTACCTGGATAAGTTTGTTGGATTTCGAACATTTTGAGAGAAAACTATTTTTCCCTCTGATTTAAAGGCACAGATGTCATTATATTCTTTATTCCTAATATGTTGCATCCTATAAAATATATTAAGTAGCTAATATTGAtaattttattacatttttaatttttaataaccTAACACACCATGACATAGTATGTTGCATTTTTGGCAGAAATGGCCTTACACCAGTGACAATTTCATGAAAAAGAATTCCCAAACTCCAATAGTCTACAGAACAACTATATGTTTGTTTCCATAATAGTTCTGGAGCTACATAATTCAATGTACCTACTAATGATCCTGTTATACTATCTTCTCCAAGTTCTTTCGCAAATCCTAAATCTATTAATTTGTATAAAATCTAAAACATATTTTACACACATATATGTACAACATTACCATATTATTTTCtttaaatatattttcaataaaattatatttaaaacatagtaGTGCCTACACCATCATGTTTATCTTGCAAAACTATATTTTCAGGTTTTAAGTCTCTATGAGTTATGTTATTAGAATGTAAGTATTCTATTGCCGAAGAAATATCCTTCATCATGTCGATTGCTTCTTTTTCACTAACCCCACAACAATTTTCTACTTTATTTAGAACCTAAAATTTACAATATAGACAAATCTACAATACAGACAAATCATTTGATTGCATTAACTAGAAAAAATGGATATAGACTAAAATTTACCATCCTAAGATCACCTTTTCTACAAAATTCCATACATAATAAAGGTAAGTTAATTTGATCATCGGGATGTTTAAATGGTATCTCTAATCCTTTAACTATGTTTGGATGATTGAAACGTTTCATTATCTGTATTTCGTTAATCCATCTTTTTTGTTGTGCTTCTGTTAATTGTGTGATATCCTTTTTACATATTTTAATCGCTGTAGGTCATAAAGCATATTTTACATCGAAACAATTACAGAACACTTACTTCTTATTTTCATTCTAAGAAAAGTAACTTACCAAGCTTTTCACCACTCTTATGAACCCAAAGTTCGACGACACCAAATCCTCCAGAACCTAACACCTTATCAAGACTCCATTCTTGAATCAAATCTGGCTTAGCAGTCATATTACTAGCTTCAACCCTAAAAGTTTTTCTACTTACAAATAAAGAATAACTCGTAACAAGATTGCAAATCAAGATTAAACTGTATATGTACATTAATATTTACAATCTTATATTTGTTGTTACTCGTACTTTGTTACTGCATACCCAAGACTTATAAGAGATACAAACTAATGTTTTGCGCTATACAACACAAATGTATTTACATCTTTGTTTCTTTAGCAAATAAGTTGACGTGACATTAAGAGAAATATTGTTGTACTGCCCTCTATTAGCCGCTGCCAGAAATGTATGTAGGATTTCAGTACAAAGCAAAGGTACTTATTACCATACAATTTTTTAAACCGATATGAATACCTACTAGAGGTGGCATCTAAAATGGGCCATTGTGACGTCGGGCAAGCCGACGTTGGAGTTTGGATAAGGTAGAAACGAGATCTACGAATAGATGATAAGTTAGACTGCGATATGCGAACTAAATAACAAAGCATAACGTTACCAAATACTGCGACATCGACACTAAAACATAAATTATAGTAATACGAGCTGAATTCCGTGCGAAGTAGATAATCATTTTCCTCTACCAAAACACCATAGCTTTATCACGCTAAACTTCTAGTATAAAAACCGTCTACAGTACCAACAGTTAGATCGGTCTGTCCTTCTAAGTTTTTAAGATAATTACTTTTAGACTGTATTAGTTTCTTTATTATAatgataatgaaataaataaataaaagagaCAGCAAACCTATCGCAGACTTAATTGAATGATGAAAAAGGTATTCTGTCTGAGTCTCTATATTTTACAGAAAATCAAAGTAGATTTTTCTACATTGAAATGGTGTAGAAATTGGAGAGCGGCATTTTGTTGTATGAAAAACTTCACATTTTTCGTTTCAGATAAGTAAATCAAATTGCTCTTCGATACCGATTTATTCTGATACAAAGTATTTGTATAAGATGTCCCTCTACTCTCAGGTTTTTTTTCAAATGTGGTGTAATCTCTTGTCAACTCTACTATCGTTATATTATTCAATTATCAGTTAATCAAGCACatttgtcaacacttcaaatgcgattTATATTAAAGTGAAACTTGTATCGCACAGGTAAGGTCGTCATCTGCCCAAATTTACTACGCTTTCTTCTAACTTTGTAATAGATTTGGATAAACGTGTGTGTAACAATTTTTGGTACTATTTCGAATGCTATTTAATCCAATGAAAGGTGGCGCTCTAGAGTAATCCGGTTTTTGAAGAAATATGGCGGATGCCGAGGTAAGTCTGTCACGTGGAAGTTCAGAAACCATATTATTATCTTGTTACTAGCAATTATTCACAATTGATTTTGTTGTAGTTAACGAAAGCATTAAAAGATCTGCCGAATCGAATTCAAACCGCTAGTAAAAATGAGCGGCGACAGGTTCTGCAAAATGTCGTCAGTGTGTTGTCAAATCCTGGTAAGGAACGAAATTGTGTATGATCTTTTTACTAGATCTGATTGTTCCATATATCGATGGAATGGAAGACGATTATGTTTTACCGCTCATAAATAATACATCGAGATCAATCTATCCGGGAGAATAATCAATACACCGTTTAAATTAACTCGTAGTATATGTGCACATTTTTGTTGGATTATTGTATAATTTTTATACAATTTCCATATTTAACAGTTCATCTTAACGATTACTTTTTAATCAGTTACAAAGCTATAATTATTGTAATCACTGATTTTCATGTAATAACACATGTATATTAAACATTAACGTGTTGCCAtagattttatattttatatgttAAATGTTTGCTTGTAAAAGTTAATATTGATTTTAAGCACACAATTTATATGTGTTATATATTAC from Xylocopa sonorina isolate GNS202 chromosome 2, iyXylSono1_principal, whole genome shotgun sequence harbors:
- the Ikkbeta gene encoding inhibitor of nuclear factor kappa B kinase subunit beta isoform X1, with product MTAKPDLIQEWSLDKVLGSGGFGVVELWVHKSGEKLAIKICKKDITQLTEAQQKRWINEIQIMKRFNHPNIVKGLEIPFKHPDDQINLPLLCMEFCRKGDLRMVLNKVENCCGVSEKEAIDMMKDISSAIEYLHSNNITHRDLKPENIVLQDKHDGILYKLIDLGFAKELGEDSITGSLVGTLNYVAPELLWKQTYSCSVDYWSLGILFHEIVTGVRPFLPKMQHTMSWMQHIRNKEYNDICAFKSEGKIVFSQNVRNPTNLSRNLQNKLAEWFRIVLQWDPKKRGKQYDENGTSKLVVFKLLHSILSNQIVHVFCTSTYKINAYEITDTTRITDLQCMIAEDTNIPINQQRLTDYFGNILIENRIPVLSQIKYRILFVFKTERSLLQILYPENIPSPDIHMEIQKMIKMLGNQLDMETLQDYYRVTIFFMKQEIYLFQLYIFAITIKTDLAIARVNTCNENMTKALTNITVLSNEVSTAFAKYKEKSINKERVTALENNCKKVTKLVDAANQIKLKFDSLTQESNKLKDAVQSLDCIQDISEVYNKAVKVYELCKDEHSHKYAQPTRMVKLFFEFLKTRERQCLNATISDIIRQITSLEKRLVTLETILNSVIAMTKIYHEELQNIIKHISNDMLGISSKDYSNPSNGACKTVKPSLNNDTRMSINNECSTSNQFSNASIIRHKEIMDTDNDVIYDNLVIRNTSFDKNTKKIYGIASSGIISIQ
- the Ikkbeta gene encoding inhibitor of nuclear factor kappa B kinase subunit beta isoform X3, whose translation is MIKLTYLYYVWNFVEKVLNKVENCCGVSEKEAIDMMKDISSAIEYLHSNNITHRDLKPENIVLQDKHDGILYKLIDLGFAKELGEDSITGSLVGTLNYVAPELLWKQTYSCSVDYWSLGILFHEIVTGVRPFLPKMQHTMSWMQHIRNKEYNDICAFKSEGKIVFSQNVRNPTNLSRNLQNKLAEWFRIVLQWDPKKRGKQYDENGTSKLVVFKLLHSILSNQIVHVFCTSTYKINAYEITDTTRITDLQCMIAEDTNIPINQQRLTDYFGNILIENRIPVLSQIKYRILFVFKTERSLLQILYPENIPSPDIHMEIQKMIKMLGNQLDMETLQDYYRVTIFFMKQEIYLFQLYIFAITIKTDLAIARVNTCNENMTKALTNITVLSNEVSTAFAKYKEKSINKERVTALENNCKKVTKLVDAANQIKLKFDSLTQESNKLKDAVQSLDCIQDISEVYNKAVKVYELCKDEHSHKYAQPTRMVKLFFEFLKTRERQCLNATISDIIRQITSLEKRLVTLETILNSVIAMTKIYHEELQNIIKHISNDMLGISSKDYSNPSNGACKTVKPSLNNDTRMSINNECSTSNQFSNASIIRHKEIMDTDNDVIYDNLVIRNTSFDKNTKKIYGIASSGIISIQ
- the Ikkbeta gene encoding inhibitor of nuclear factor kappa B kinase subunit beta isoform X2, translated to MTAKPDLIQEWSLDKVLGSGGFGVVELWVHKSGEKLAIKICKKDITQLTEAQQKRWINEIQIMKRFNHPNIVKGLEIPFKHPDDQINLPLLCMEFCRKGDLRMVLNKVENCCGVSEKEAIDMMKDISSAIEYLHSNNITHRDLKPENIVLQDKHDGILYKLIDLGFAKELGEDSITGSLVGTLNYVAPELLWKQTYSCSVDYWSLGILFHEIVTGVRPFLPKMQHTMSWMQHIRNKEYNDICAFKSEGKIVFSQNVRNPTNLSRNLQNKLAEWFRIVLQWDPKKRGKQYDENGTSKLVVFKLLHSILSNQIVHVFCTSTYKINAYEITDTTRITDLQCMIAEDTNIPINQQRLTDYFGNILIENRIPVLSQIKYRILFVFKTERSLLQILYPENIPSPDIHMEIQKMIKMLGNQLDMETLQDYYRVTIFFMKQEIYLFQLYIFAITIKTDLAIARVNTCNENMTKALTNITVLSNEVSTAFAKYKEKSINKERVTALENNCKKVTKLVDAANQIKLKFDSLTQESNKLKDAVQSLDCIQDISEVYNKAVKVYELCKDEHSHKYAQPTRMVKLFFEFLKTRERQCLNATISDIIRQITSLEKRLVTLETILNSVIAMTKIYHEELQNIIKHISNDMLGISSKDYSNPSNGACKTVKPSLNNDTRMSINNECSTSNQFSNASIIRHKEIMDTDNDVIYDNLVIRNTLDLLIKTQKKYMELLRLEL
- the Ikkbeta gene encoding inhibitor of nuclear factor kappa B kinase subunit beta isoform X4; translation: MIKLTYLYYVWNFVEKVILGCEKEAIDMMKDISSAIEYLHSNNITHRDLKPENIVLQDKHDGILYKLIDLGFAKELGEDSITGSLVGTLNYVAPELLWKQTYSCSVDYWSLGILFHEIVTGVRPFLPKMQHTMSWMQHIRNKEYNDICAFKSEGKIVFSQNVRNPTNLSRNLQNKLAEWFRIVLQWDPKKRGKQYDENGTSKLVVFKLLHSILSNQIVHVFCTSTYKINAYEITDTTRITDLQCMIAEDTNIPINQQRLTDYFGNILIENRIPVLSQIKYRILFVFKTERSLLQILYPENIPSPDIHMEIQKMIKMLGNQLDMETLQDYYRVTIFFMKQEIYLFQLYIFAITIKTDLAIARVNTCNENMTKALTNITVLSNEVSTAFAKYKEKSINKERVTALENNCKKVTKLVDAANQIKLKFDSLTQESNKLKDAVQSLDCIQDISEVYNKAVKVYELCKDEHSHKYAQPTRMVKLFFEFLKTRERQCLNATISDIIRQITSLEKRLVTLETILNSVIAMTKIYHEELQNIIKHISNDMLGISSKDYSNPSNGACKTVKPSLNNDTRMSINNECSTSNQFSNASIIRHKEIMDTDNDVIYDNLVIRNTSFDKNTKKIYGIASSGIISIQ